The Candidatus Thermoplasmatota archaeon genome contains the following window.
ACTCTTGTTAAAAATAGGGATATAAGGGTTTTTCAAGATGGCATATACAAGGTTATTAAGGGAGCTAGGTAGACTATGACCAAAGAGGATGTTATCAAGGAGTTTTCGTCGTTAAAAGGTGTTGGTAAAGCAAAGGCTGAGCTCTTATATGAAAACGGTTTTACTTCCATGGAGAAACTTAAAAAAGCGTCTGTTAAAGATCTGACCAAGGTTAAAGGGATAAACGAAAAACTTGCGAAAGAAATTAAAAACCAATTAAGTGGAAAAAAAACAGAAAAAAAAGAAGAAAAAACTAAAACAAAGAAGAGCAAAAAAGAATATGAGGAAGCAAAAAAGGAAAAAGAGCCTGAAGAGAAACCAGAGCCCGAGAAAGAAGTTGAAGAGGAGAAAGTAGAAATTGTAGAGGAAGAGAAAAAAGAGTATAAAGCTAAGATAAAACCTGAGCTTAATGAAAGTTTGAAGAAACGTCTTTTAATAAGAAAACGGATTAAAAATAGGACACCAGAGTTTTTACGACAAGAATGGTTTAGATACAAACGTATACCGAAAAATTGGCGTAGGCCACGTGGTATGACATCTAAGCTTCGTAAGCATCTTGGTTACAGACCAAGTGTAGTACGTGTTGGTTTCAGGGGACCAAAAGAAACCCGTGGTTTACATCCATCTGGTTTTGAAGAGGTTCTTGTTTACAACGCACGCGATCTTGAGAAATTGAACCCAA
Protein-coding sequences here:
- a CDS encoding 50S ribosomal protein L32e yields the protein MTKEDVIKEFSSLKGVGKAKAELLYENGFTSMEKLKKASVKDLTKVKGINEKLAKEIKNQLSGKKTEKKEEKTKTKKSKKEYEEAKKEKEPEEKPEPEKEVEEEKVEIVEEEKKEYKAKIKPELNESLKKRLLIRKRIKNRTPEFLRQEWFRYKRIPKNWRRPRGMTSKLRKHLGYRPSVVRVGFRGPKETRGLHPSGFEEVLVYNARDLEKLNPKTQAARIGGSVGTKKRVEIKKKAEDLGLRILNL